In one Conger conger chromosome 5, fConCon1.1, whole genome shotgun sequence genomic region, the following are encoded:
- the LOC133128875 gene encoding probable G-protein coupled receptor 148, with protein sequence MSVSPYDISGMRASWSEMSNFTEGWYESLQSWRMELLLIPAVIFTALALVADPLLLACVLLSRALRQETRYLLLANILLSDTVFLIINLANLACNSLGVWMSRPLCELVTAASVTAYCSSILTITLMVADTYVAVRWPLHYRDRLPPSRTHKILVAVWLVAASYPVSLMILMEVLEESAPWRQTVCLVLFSLNSRGKDMMVGVNLYFFICAVLCSSLIMYCYTRLFAITRTSGIWQSRYSRARVTLLAHAVMMLLYFGPGMVFTAELVLFHRSGVSQDVSVWLSTVNMSVLMLLPRACAPFLYGLRYREIHHTLLVLFRRRRLSQVAVV encoded by the coding sequence ATGAGTGTCTCTCCATATGACATCAGCGGGATGAGGGCATCGTGGTCCGAGATGTCCAACTTCACGGAAGGGTGGTACGAGAGCCTGCAGAGCTGGCGCATGGAGCTCTTGCTGATCCCGGCCGTGATCTTCACCGCCCTGGCCCTGGTGGCTGACCCCTTGTTGTTAGCCTGCGTCCTGCTCTCCAGGGCCCTACGACAGGAGACCCGCTACCTGCTGCTGGCTAACATCCTACTGAGTGATACGGTCTTCCTCATCATCAACCTGGCCAACCTGGCCTGCAACTCGCTGGGCGTGTGGATGTCGCGACCCCTGTGCGAGCTTGTCACGGCCGCCTCCGTCACGGCCTACTGCAGCAGCATCCTCACCATCACCCTCATGGTGGCCGACACCTACGTGGCCGTCCGCTGGCCCCTGCACTACCGCGACCGGCTGCCCCCCTCCAGGACCCACAAGATCCTGGTGGCGGTGTGGCTGGTGGCGGCCTCGTACCCGGTCTCCCTGATGATCCTCATGGAGGTGCTGGAGGAGAGCGCCCCCTGGAGGCAGACCGTGTGCCTGGTGCTCTTCTCCTTGAACTCCCGGGGGAAGGACATGATGGTGGGTGTGAACCTGTACTTCTTCATCTGCGCGGTGCTCTGTAGCAGCCTCATCATGTACTGCTACACCCGGCTGTTCGCCATCACCAGGACCTCCGGGATCTGGCAGAGCCGCTACTCCCGGGCCAGGGTGACCCTGCTGGCGCACGCCGTGATGATGCTCCTGTACTTCGGTCCCGGCATGGTCTTCACCGCGGAGCTGGTCCTGTTCCACCGAAGCGGCGTGAGCCAGGACGTGAGCGTGTGGCTCAGCACGGTCAACATGAGCGTGCTCATGCTGCTGCCTCGGGCGTGCGCGCCCTTCCTCTACGGCCTGCGGTACCGCGAGATCCACCACACGCTTCTGGTGCTCTTCCGCCGGCGGAGGCTTAGCCAGGTCGCGGTGGTGTAG
- the LOC133128876 gene encoding probable G-protein coupled receptor 148, protein MGAEDLVPSLLCTFESWYNSSGQAERHRQIAGRSNSSQSMMAELFHEDWQVFLPSWCPAGAVKVCPVLGFLAVVLIIPLILAKVFSSPHLRQETRYLLLANTLLSDLLFMFTYLLSTCFNSAGVVTSEWSCGALLFVLSIVYCAGLLSAKAMVLDTLLAVLVPLRYLALWPVSKTRRAIAAVWVASVLFPASTIVVFLWHHSEDPCSSHVCSLPVFLALTVGYSVPMRASMLLTVAGVLLVLLLVLSGYVFLYCRTRRSGAWRRERASRARGTFLIHFFHLGLSLCPMLVLAVELLLCSRSSRSIDLRANLLVSLVLCNVLLVLPKALAPYLYGLRYRELDLRRTLRSFCGLKRPSTVTPVIKS, encoded by the coding sequence ATGGGTGCAGAAGACTTGGTTCCGTCTTTGCTGTGCACATTCGAGAGCTGGTACAACAGCTCTGGTCAAGCCGAGAGACATCGCCAGATCGCCGGTCGATCCAACTCCTCCCAGAGCATGATGGCCGAGCTGTTCCATGAAGATTGGCAAGTGTTTCTCCCTTCGTGGTGCCCAGCGGGCGCCGTGAAGGTGTGCCCAGTGCTGGGCTTCCTGGCTGTCGTCCTGATCATTCCCCTCATCCTGGCCAAGGTCTTCTCCAGCCCCCACTTGCGTCAGGAGACCCGCTACCTGCTGTTGGCCAACACCCTGCTCAGCGACCTGCTGTTCATGTTTACCTACCTGCTGTCCACCTGCTTCAACTCGGCAGGCGTGGTGACCTCTGAGTGGTCCTGCGGCGCCCTGCTCTTCGTCCTCAGCATCGTCTACTGCGCCGGGCTTCTGAGTGCCAAGGCCATGGTCCTGGACACCTTGCTGGCTGTCCTGGTGCCCCTGCGCTACCTCGCCCTGTGGCCTGTCTCCAAGACACGGAGGGCCATCGCGGCAGTCTGGGTGGCGTCTGTTCTCTTTCCGGCTAGCACCATAGTGGTCTTCCTGTGGCACCACTCGGAGGACCCCTGCAGCTCCCATGTGTGCTCCCTGCCTGTGTTTCTGGCGCTGACCGTGGGGTACTCCGTCCCCATGCGGGCTTCCATGCTGCTGACCGTTGCCGGCGTCCTGCTGGTGCTGCTCCTGGTCCTCTCTGGGTACGTGTTCCTGTACTGCAGGACAAGGAGGTCTGGGGCGTGGAGGAGGGAGCGTGCGTCTCGGGCCAGAGGGACCTTCCTCATACACTTTTTCCACCTGGGCCTGTCGCTCTGCCCGATGCTGGTGCTGGCGGTGGAGCTGCTCCTGTGCTCCCGCTCCAGTCGCTCTATCGATCTGAGGGCCAACCTGCTGGTCTCCCTGGTGCTCTGCAACGTGCTGCTGGTCCTGCCCAAAGCCCTTGCCCCTTACCTCTACGGCCTGAGGTATCGGGAACTGGACCTCCGCAGGACACTGCGGTCCTTCTGCGGGCTAAAACGGCCGTCGACCGTCACACCAGTCATCAAGAGCTGA
- the mul1a gene encoding mitochondrial ubiquitin ligase activator of nfkb 1-A, with amino-acid sequence MEDFPIRTVEMVCLGTSMALSGLFFYIYRKKRKTVDKLNEAPRLPLDGKLADILNSTPGKCLQYVVIEGAVQPIGEPLRSQFQEGTVGVVQKLVLKEHKLVWNSLARAWTDSERVLHERVSSVPFNLVGADRAAVRVLCPLEASGLDLEIVHEKFHQASYGFTDIIGQYLSGEKPKGQLETEEMVKVGATLTGVGELILDADRTLKLRPPTDGSTFFLTPAGYEAMCLEQEGQATVWQVLASLCALAGVAVLLWAARRYYRHLQAGREQDRLRREFKRMVAGEDDEDEVVTANACIICMSEPRGCVFLDCGHVCCCFSCFQALPNPNCPVCRQPIRRVVPLYQA; translated from the exons ATGGAGGATTTTCCCATAAGGACGGTTGAAATGGTGTGCCTGGGGACCAGCATGGCTCTATCTGGCCTTTTTTTCTACATCTACAGAAAGAAACGGAAAACGGTGGACAAGCTTAAT GAGGCTCCTCGATTGCCATTAGATGGGAAACTGGCTGATATTTTGAATTCTACACCTGGGAAATGCCTCCAATACGTTGTAATTGAAG GTGCAGTCCAACCTATAGGGGAGCCCCTCCGGAGCCAGTTCCAGGAGGGGACGGTTGGGGTGGTGCAGAAGCTGGTGTTGAAGGAGCACAAACTGGTGTGGAACAGTCTCGCACGGGCCTG GACTGACAGCGAGAGGGTCCTGCACGAGCGCGTCAGCTCCGTACCCTTTAACCTGGTGGGCGCCGACAGGGCGGCGGTGCGCGTGCTCTGCCCTCTGGAGGCCTCGGGGCTGGACCTCGAGATCGTCCACGAGAAGTTCCACCAGGCCAGCTACGGCTTCACGGACATCATCGGCCAGTACCTGAGCGGCGAGAAGCCCAAGGGCCAGCTGGAGACGGAGGAGATGGTGAAGGTGGGCGCCACGCTGACGGGCGTGGGCGAGCTCATCCTGGACGCCGACCGCACGCTGAAGCTCAGGCCCCCCACCGACGGCTCCACGTTCTTCCTCACCCCCGCCGGCTACGAGGCCATGTGTCTGGAGCAGGAGGGCCAGGCCACCGTCTGGCAGGTGCTGGCCTCCCTGTGCGCGCTGGCCGGAGTGGCCGTGCTCCTCTGGGCCGCCCGGAGGTACTACCGCCACCTGCAGGCCGGGAGGGAGCAGGACAGGCTGCGCAGGGAGTTCAAAAGGATGGTGGCCGGCGAGGATGATGAGGATGAAGTGGTGACGGCCAATGCCTGCATCATTTGCATGAGCGAGCCACGCGGCTGTGTCTTCCTGGACTGCGGCCACGTCTGCTGCTGCTTCAGCTGCTTCCAGGCCCTGCCCAACCCCAACTGCCCTGTCTgcaggcagccaatcagaagagtGGTGCCGCTCTACCAGGCCTGA
- the klhl24a gene encoding kelch-like protein 24a: MVLILGRRLNREDSAVRDSPAVKRKVLDVDPKVLNSHDVFDFSSGSSHAEGVLQVFNEFRDSRLFTDVIISVQGRQFPCHRAVLSACSSYFRAMFCNDHRESREMLVEINGILSEAMDSFLQYVYTGKAKITTDNVQFIFETSSLFQISALRDACAKFLEDQLDPCNCLGMQRFADAHSLKQLASRCRAYAMQNFPDVAQHEEFLELKREELEEHIASDELVIGKEEMVFEAVMRWVYHDMEGRRPMLKELLHHVRLPLLHPNYFVQTVEGDHLIQNAPECYQLLHEARRYHVLGNEMMSPRTRPRRSTGFSEVIVVVGGCERVGGFNLPYTECYDPVTGDWKSLAKLPEFTKSEYAVCALRNDILVSGGRINSRDVWMYNSQLNLWIRVASLNKGRWRHKMAVLLGKVYAVGGYDGQSRLSSVECYDSFSNRWTEVAPLKEAVSSPAVASCAGKLFVIGGGPDDNTCSDKVQCYDPETNAWLLRANIPIAKRCITAVSLNNLIYVAGGLTKSIFCYDPVEDYWMHVVHTFSKQESCGMSVCNGKIFILGGRGETGEASDTILCYDPSTGIITGVAAMPRPISYHGCVTIHRYNEKFHRS; this comes from the exons ATGGTGTTGATCCTGGGCCGGCGGCTCAACCGCGAGGACTCGGCTGTCCGGGACTCCCCGGCGGTCAAGCGCAAGGTGTTGGACGTGGACCCCAAGGTCCTTAACAGCCACGACGTCTTCGACTTCTCCTCCGGCTCCAGCCACGCCGAGGGGGTCCTCCAGGTCTTCAACGAGTTCCGCGACAGCCGCCTCTTCACCGACGTCATCATCAGCGTGCAGGGCCGGCAGTTCCCCTGCCACCGCGCCGTGCTGTCGGCCTGCAGCAGCTACTTCCGCGCCATGTTCTGCAACGACCACCGCGAGAGCCGCGAGATGCTGGTGGAGATCAACGGCATCCTGTCCGAGGCCATGGACAGCTTCCTGCAGTACGTCTACACGGGCAAGGCCAAGATCACCACGGACAACGTGCAGTTCATCTTCGAGACCTCCAGCCTCTTCCAGATCTCGGCGCTCCGCGACGCCTGCGCCAAGTTCCTGGAGGACCAGCTGGACCCGTGCAACTGCCTGGGCATGCAGCGCTTCGCCGACGCGCACTCCCTGAAGCAGCTGGCCAGCCGCTGCCGCGCCTACGCCATGCAGAACTTCCCCGATGTGGCCCAGCACGAGGAGTTCCTGGAGCTGAAGcgcgaggagctggaggagcacaTCGCCAGCGACGAGCTGGTCATCGGCAAGGAGGAGATGGTGTTCGAGGCGGTGATGCGCTGGGTCTACCACGACATGGAGGGCCGCCGGCCCATGCTGAAGGAACTGCTCCACCACGTGCGCCTGCCCCTCCTGCACCCCAACTACTTTGTGCAGACGGTGGAGGGCGACCACCTGATCCAGAACGCCCCCGAGTGCTACCAGCTCCTCCACGAGGCCCGCCGATACCACGTCCTGGGCAACGAGATGATGTCGCCCAGAACCCGGCCTCGCAG GTCCACGGGCTTCTCTGAGGTCATTGTGGTGGTTGGAGGGTGCGAGAGAGTTGGAGGGTTCAACCTGCCCTACACGGAGTGTTACGACCCAGTGACCGGGGACTGGAAGTCACTGGCCAAGCTACCAGAGTTTACCAAATCCGAGTATGCTGTCTGTGCCCTCAGGAACGATATTCTGGTCTCAG GTGGCCGGATCAACAGCCGGGATGTGTGGATGTACAACTCCCAGCTCAACCTGTGGATTCGCGTAGCCTCCCTCAACAAAGGCAGGTGGCGTCACAAGATGGCCGTCCTTCTAGGAAAG gtgtatgcCGTGGGAGGCTACGACGGGCAGAGTCGCCTGAGCAGCGTGGAGTGCTACGACTCCTTCTCCAACCGCTGGACGGAGGTGGCTCCCCTGAAGGAGGCGGTCAGCTCCCCAGCTGTGGCCAGCTGTGCCGGCAAGCTGTTCGTCATCGGGGGCGGGCCGGACGACAACACCTGCTCAGACaag GTCCAATGCTACGATCCCGAGACCAACGCCTGGCTCCTGAGGGCCAATATCCCCATTGCCAAACGCTGCATCACTGCCGTGTCCCTCAACAATCTCATCTACGTGGCCGGAGGCCTCACTAAATCCATCTTCTGCTATGACCCTGTGGAGGACTACTGGATGCACGTGGTGCACACCTTCAGCAAGCAG GAGAGCTGTGGCATGTCCGTGTGCAATGGGAAGATCTTCatcctgggggggaggggggagaccGGGGAGGCCTCGGACACCATCCTGTGCTACGACCCCTCCACCGGCATCATCACGGGCGTGGCCGCCATGCCCCGGCCCATCTCCTACCACGGCTGCGTCACCATCCACCGCTACAACGAGAAGTTCCACCGGTCCTGA